The sequence GTATATGTAactgatgatgaggatgatgaattgtaattgacatagtgttttaaataaaataaaaattacaacccttcttctttaatatgtttgcaatatgttagtttattttaaataaacaatatgtgTTGTATATGTAGTATGTCTACACCAGGTGGCAGCAGTTCGAAAAAGAAAGGCGTCAGAGGTAAATACAAGGGCAAGAATGTTGAGGAGGAGCTCTCCAAAACACAATCTGCCAAGTTACCGATTGAGGTGCACGCAAAGACAGGCACCCCGTAGGCAAGAAcggaaaaaaattcaacaatatggccaaatggatgactcggatgtctatccccattaataaattcaaatgggaAGATGTCAGTAGAGCTGACATCAACGCACTGTGGGATAGACTTGAGGTATGccttactaatttttttaatttctaaattactatactcttattaaattgtaattaatgtattaatgtgTAACTTTTTGCAGACCAAGTTTATCCTCCCACGAGATAACCCTACATTCGTAGACTACGGTGAGTACGAGATGTCAAAGGGTTTACGTGACCGGAGTGGCAGATCGCAAGAAGAAGTGGATACAAAACATTGAGGAGCTTGGACGGAGAGGGCCGACATGTCACCTCCTGAGGGAGTAACTCAAGAGGTGTGGAGTGACTGCATCGCTTATTGGAGCACAGACAAACAAaaggtacattttttaaaattttaaattttggtaatgtttaatttatatagtcaataataaataattaattgttataaaaattattaatttcaggcgagagcagcgaaaaataaagaaagtcggggtaagatgaaatttttaggaggctggggctccaagcccattgtttcacatgttgtcgaaggggtaagtttatatttcactatcattcatttaactttttctattaaaataacagtactaatatattttctcttgaaaataggctaaccccgacacaggagaactgccaactgcggtggaaacttttcaaaagtttcaccataaaggcaacgattggcgcaacgagttcgcgcaacaagcttacgtaagtttacgttttaattcaattttcatttatttctttcaatttattttgtgttaaaattaaccatttaacttacttgtttaattgttttaggagcaaatggttgaaataGCGGCAACTCAACCAGCGCCCACTGCAGATGAGCCCGAAGAGCCTGCTGTCGATCCTACACAGTACCCCCGAGACTTACCTGTTATGACGCAAGTACTCGGGGAACGATCTCGGCATCTTAGAGGCTTTGGCCATCTCCCCAGACTGAAGGAAGTTGGGGCCAAAAGAGCACCTGCCACGCATCCTTCAGCCCAACCGACTGTTACAATGGAACAGTACGAGGCTTTACAGAAAAAAGTGGAGGAAGCGGAGCAGACAACTCAACATACGAGGCAGCAGTATGAGACACAACAACTCTACCTCAGACAATTCCAAGATCAGTTTGAGTATCTTTCTCGAGCTGTGCCGGGTTTCAACTTGCCTCCCATGGATCTTCCACCATTGCCCACTCCTGGTGCTGGATCATCGGCTGCTGCTGGTGCTGGATCGTCATCGCAGCCTCCCGAGACTCAGAGAAACAACGATGACGACATTACCCGCCTATAGAActgtactttttttattatccagttcgaacattt is a genomic window of Cannabis sativa cultivar Pink pepper isolate KNU-18-1 chromosome 9, ASM2916894v1, whole genome shotgun sequence containing:
- the LOC133030777 gene encoding uncharacterized protein LOC133030777, with amino-acid sequence MSPPEGVTQEVWSDCIAYWSTDKQKARAAKNKESRGKMKFLGGWGSKPIVSHVVEGANPDTGELPTAVETFQKFHHKGNDWRNEFAQQAYEQMVEIAATQPAPTADEPEEPAVDPTQYPRDLPVMTQVLGERSRHLRGFGHLPRLKEVGAKRAPATHPSAQPTVTMEQYEALQKKVEEAEQTTQHTRQQYETQQLYLRQFQDQFEYLSRAVPGFNLPPMDLPPLPTPGAGSSAAAGAGSSSQPPETQRNNDDDITRL